From Streptomyces sp. Edi4, one genomic window encodes:
- a CDS encoding peptidase inhibitor family I36 protein, translated as MRRIHSFAVASVALVAALGVVPTATAAPSAPARAAAYNCSPGYFCIYSGWNGNGTRCQWSQSKLANTADNCSFIQKGKNVLSVRNRTGHRVQYYTQTNYHARVGSTPSGGRGNLQGSYQIRSFKPQ; from the coding sequence ATGCGTCGTATCCACTCGTTCGCCGTCGCCTCCGTGGCCCTGGTCGCCGCGCTCGGTGTCGTGCCCACCGCGACGGCGGCCCCCTCGGCCCCCGCACGTGCCGCGGCCTACAACTGCTCGCCCGGCTACTTCTGCATCTACAGCGGCTGGAACGGCAACGGCACCCGCTGCCAGTGGTCACAGTCCAAACTGGCCAACACCGCGGACAACTGCTCCTTCATCCAGAAGGGCAAGAACGTGCTCTCCGTGCGGAACAGGACGGGCCACCGCGTCCAGTACTACACGCAGACGAACTACCACGCGCGCGTCGGCTCCACCCCGTCCGGTGGGCGCGGCAACCTGCAAGGCAGTTACCAGATCCGCTCGTTCAAGCCCCAGTAA
- a CDS encoding DUF6230 family protein: protein MTTTAAAIPVSFAVARSPFSVTSQHIEAEGAVQFASFRQDGSGGRHAVAVVGIREAKLYGLCQSAVAHTPFGTVTLQIHSDGQRPVKASQLVLDLDALRGDMSFGSVEMGRDASTLDGGGITGPAGVYGQQARTLTIEHMRMEAWSLTAGMFSLSDATMDVRAGEHPC from the coding sequence ATGACGACGACCGCGGCCGCGATCCCCGTCTCCTTCGCGGTCGCCAGAAGCCCCTTCTCGGTCACGTCCCAGCACATCGAGGCGGAAGGCGCGGTGCAGTTCGCCTCGTTCCGGCAGGACGGTTCCGGCGGGCGTCACGCGGTTGCCGTGGTGGGAATCCGCGAGGCCAAACTGTACGGACTGTGCCAGTCGGCGGTGGCCCACACCCCCTTCGGCACGGTGACGCTCCAGATCCACTCGGACGGCCAACGACCGGTGAAAGCCTCGCAGTTGGTGCTCGATCTCGATGCCCTGCGAGGGGACATGTCGTTCGGGTCGGTGGAGATGGGCCGGGACGCGTCGACGCTCGACGGCGGCGGCATCACAGGACCCGCCGGTGTCTACGGGCAGCAGGCCCGCACGCTCACCATCGAGCACATGCGGATGGAGGCGTGGTCGCTGACGGCGGGAATGTTCTCGCTGAGTGATGCCACGATGGACGTACGGGCCGGGGAACATCCGTGTTGA
- a CDS encoding pyridoxamine 5'-phosphate oxidase family protein, giving the protein MRATEIIRRTTAERRRDTLERLGSERDIWVSTAHPDHGPHQVPLWFLWDGHAVWMCTGANSATARNARREPRVRLALPDAFDVVLLQGEATCHPAQEAPTDAADAFADKFGWDPRTEEGPFLYLSVVPGTVRAWRGVPELRGRVVMRDGGWLE; this is encoded by the coding sequence ATGCGAGCTACGGAGATCATCCGCCGCACCACGGCGGAGCGCAGGAGGGACACCCTGGAGCGGCTGGGCTCGGAGCGCGACATATGGGTGTCGACGGCCCACCCCGACCACGGCCCGCATCAGGTGCCCCTGTGGTTCCTGTGGGACGGACACGCGGTATGGATGTGCACCGGCGCGAACTCGGCGACCGCGCGCAATGCGCGGAGGGAACCGCGCGTGCGGCTGGCTCTTCCCGACGCCTTCGACGTGGTGCTGCTGCAAGGGGAGGCGACGTGCCATCCCGCCCAGGAAGCGCCAACGGATGCCGCGGACGCGTTCGCGGACAAGTTCGGCTGGGATCCGCGTACGGAAGAGGGCCCCTTCCTGTACCTGAGCGTGGTGCCGGGGACCGTGCGTGCCTGGCGCGGGGTGCCGGAACTTCGCGGCAGGGTCGTCATGCGCGACGGCGGATGGCTGGAGTAG
- a CDS encoding DUF6114 domain-containing protein, translated as MLTGTTPRPLPACALVAAAAVELGYFPLAEVGLLPVQGTSGAVVLFLAAALAGCAAHMWVRPARAPYSGGVAVALGLLSYPLANLGGFFVGILLALLGGSLALAWQPGAPATDVGGMPVPSGEGEG; from the coding sequence GTGTTGACCGGGACGACGCCTCGCCCGCTGCCGGCCTGCGCACTGGTGGCCGCCGCGGCTGTCGAACTGGGGTACTTCCCGCTGGCGGAGGTCGGGCTGCTGCCGGTGCAGGGAACCAGCGGGGCGGTGGTGCTGTTCTTGGCGGCGGCGCTGGCCGGCTGTGCGGCGCACATGTGGGTCAGGCCGGCCCGGGCGCCGTACAGCGGCGGCGTGGCGGTCGCGCTGGGTCTGTTGTCCTATCCACTGGCCAACCTCGGAGGCTTCTTCGTCGGCATACTGCTCGCGCTGCTCGGCGGATCTCTCGCCCTGGCCTGGCAACCCGGCGCGCCCGCAACGGATGTGGGCGGGATGCCCGTTCCCTCGGGGGAGGGGGAGGGGTGA
- the htpG gene encoding molecular chaperone HtpG has product MGSSVETLEFQAETRQLLRLVIHSIYSNKDIFLRELISNASDALDKLRLESLTDSALAGVDTSDPHISLEVDKDARTLTVRDNGIGMSRDDLVELIGTIAKSGTAGLLEKIKESKDAATAENLIGQFGVGFYSAFMVADKVTLRTRRAGTGSGTQWESDGEGTYDIQAVDGLPVGTSVTLHLKPADSEDGLADYLSESKIRQIVKQYSDFIRWPIRMATERTDTEGETTREVDTLNSMKALWARPRSEVTEEEYNEFYQQISHDWLAPAETIHMRAEGTFEYEALLFIPSQAPFDLFSRETKRGVQLYVKRVFIMDDCEALMPNYLRFVKGVVDAHDLSLNVSREILQHDRQIRGVRRRLVKKVLGAIKDMQTKDTERYVKLWAEFGRVLKEGLIEETDNTDALLELVSAASTHDPEKTTTLREYVGRMKDGQDTIYYLTGENRAMVENSPHMEAFTAKGYEVLILTDPVDEVWVDRVTAFDGHRLQSIAKGQVDLEESGDGDHEADTQKNQREQDFAALLPWLTTTLSEHVKEVRLSSRLTTSAACVVGDTHDVTPTLEKMYRAMGQQLPTVKRILELNPTHPLVTALRTAHDTNADDPALAETAELIYGSALLAEGGDLPDPSRFTRLLTERLARTL; this is encoded by the coding sequence ATGGGCAGCAGTGTCGAGACGCTGGAATTCCAGGCCGAGACCCGCCAGTTGCTCCGACTGGTGATCCACTCGATCTACTCGAACAAGGACATCTTCCTGCGCGAGCTGATCTCGAACGCCTCCGACGCCCTGGACAAACTGCGGCTGGAATCGCTGACCGACTCCGCCCTCGCTGGGGTCGACACCTCCGACCCGCACATCTCGCTGGAGGTCGACAAGGACGCCCGTACCCTGACCGTCCGCGACAACGGGATCGGCATGAGCCGGGACGATCTCGTCGAGCTGATCGGCACGATCGCCAAGTCCGGCACCGCCGGTCTGCTGGAGAAGATCAAAGAGTCGAAGGACGCCGCCACGGCCGAGAACCTGATCGGGCAGTTCGGCGTCGGCTTCTACTCGGCGTTCATGGTCGCCGACAAGGTCACCCTGCGCACGCGGCGAGCCGGCACCGGCTCCGGCACGCAGTGGGAGTCCGACGGAGAGGGCACCTACGACATCCAGGCCGTCGACGGCCTGCCGGTGGGCACGTCGGTGACCTTGCATCTCAAGCCCGCCGACAGCGAGGACGGGCTCGCCGACTACCTGTCCGAGTCGAAGATCCGTCAGATCGTCAAGCAGTACTCGGACTTCATCCGCTGGCCGATCCGCATGGCCACCGAGCGCACCGACACCGAAGGTGAGACCACCCGCGAGGTCGACACACTCAACTCGATGAAGGCGCTGTGGGCCCGGCCGCGCAGCGAGGTCACCGAGGAGGAGTACAACGAGTTCTACCAGCAGATCAGCCACGACTGGCTGGCCCCGGCCGAGACCATCCACATGCGCGCCGAAGGCACCTTCGAGTACGAGGCGCTGCTGTTCATCCCCTCGCAGGCACCGTTCGACCTGTTCTCCCGCGAGACCAAGCGCGGCGTGCAGCTGTACGTCAAGCGGGTGTTCATCATGGACGACTGCGAAGCGCTCATGCCCAACTACCTGCGCTTCGTCAAGGGCGTGGTGGACGCGCACGACCTGTCGCTGAACGTCTCCCGCGAGATCCTTCAGCACGACCGCCAGATCCGCGGCGTGCGCCGGCGTCTGGTCAAGAAGGTCCTCGGCGCCATCAAGGACATGCAGACCAAGGACACCGAGCGTTATGTGAAGCTGTGGGCGGAGTTCGGCCGGGTGCTGAAGGAAGGCCTGATCGAGGAGACGGACAACACCGACGCCCTGCTGGAGCTGGTGTCCGCCGCGTCCACGCACGACCCGGAGAAGACCACCACACTGCGCGAGTACGTCGGGCGCATGAAGGACGGTCAGGACACCATCTACTACCTGACCGGCGAGAACCGCGCGATGGTGGAGAACTCACCGCACATGGAGGCGTTCACCGCCAAGGGGTACGAGGTCCTGATCCTCACCGACCCCGTCGACGAGGTGTGGGTGGACCGGGTCACGGCCTTCGACGGCCACCGCCTCCAGTCCATCGCCAAGGGACAGGTCGACCTGGAGGAGTCCGGCGACGGCGACCATGAAGCCGACACGCAGAAGAATCAGCGCGAACAGGACTTCGCCGCTCTGCTGCCGTGGCTGACCACCACCCTGTCCGAACACGTCAAGGAGGTCCGGCTGTCCTCACGCCTGACCACGTCGGCGGCGTGCGTCGTCGGCGACACCCACGATGTGACACCGACCCTGGAGAAGATGTACCGGGCGATGGGGCAGCAACTCCCCACCGTCAAGCGCATCCTGGAGCTCAACCCCACCCACCCGCTCGTCACCGCCCTGCGCACAGCACACGACACCAACGCCGACGACCCCGCGCTCGCGGAGACCGCCGAACTGATCTACGGCAGCGCGCTCCTCGCCGAAGGCGGTGACCTGCCCGACCCCTCCCGCTTCACCCGGCTGCTCACCGAGCGCCTGGCCCGCACTCTGTAA
- a CDS encoding sugar O-acetyltransferase: MGENKRLMLAGEWYLPDDPELLADSARRTRLCAAYDAAATASAAEQHAILAELLGSVDASVRVRPPFRCDFGYNINVGAGTFVNFGAVFLDTGTITVGADVQIGPNVQLLTPAHELDAGRRRAGWERALPVTVGDNVWLGGGVIVCPGVSIGADTVVGAGAVVTGDLPPGVLAVGNPARVVRKLT, translated from the coding sequence GTGGGTGAGAACAAACGCCTGATGCTGGCCGGCGAGTGGTATCTGCCGGACGACCCCGAACTCCTCGCCGACTCCGCGCGCCGCACCCGGTTGTGCGCCGCGTACGACGCGGCCGCCACGGCATCGGCCGCCGAGCAGCACGCGATCCTCGCGGAACTGCTCGGTTCGGTGGACGCGTCCGTACGGGTCCGACCGCCGTTCCGGTGTGACTTCGGCTACAACATCAACGTCGGCGCGGGTACGTTCGTGAACTTCGGCGCGGTGTTCCTCGACACCGGGACCATCACCGTCGGGGCCGATGTCCAGATCGGCCCGAACGTTCAACTCCTCACGCCTGCCCACGAGTTGGACGCCGGGCGAAGACGGGCCGGCTGGGAGAGGGCCCTGCCTGTGACCGTCGGGGACAATGTGTGGCTGGGCGGCGGGGTGATCGTCTGCCCCGGGGTGAGCATCGGCGCGGACACGGTGGTGGGCGCGGGCGCCGTCGTCACCGGAGACCTGCCGCCGGGCGTGCTCGCGGTCGGCAACCCGGCCCGGGTGGTGCGGAAGCTGACGTGA
- a CDS encoding NADP-dependent oxidoreductase, whose product MSRAVRYERFGSPEVLEVQEIPEPHAAPDEVRVRVTAAGLNPMDWQIAAKPDMAARFGITLPAGFGSDFAGVVDEVGADATGFAIGDRVFGAAIGRSVADFVLVKTPTATLWPTPEGVGDAVASTLPVSGLTAAAALAAIGLRSGDTVLIGGAAGGVGIFAVQLAKLAGARVLGTASEGTFGFLRGLGAIPVAYGPGLADRVRTLAPEGITAATDLFGREAAETALKLGVVPERISVVADGPAPPPGVRMAGALDAAPGTLKGIADAVHSGEITVPIAATFTVERIREAVMTQAERHVHGKIVVTL is encoded by the coding sequence ATGAGCAGAGCTGTCCGTTATGAGAGGTTCGGCAGTCCCGAAGTCCTCGAAGTGCAGGAGATACCCGAGCCGCACGCCGCGCCGGACGAGGTGCGCGTCCGGGTCACGGCCGCCGGACTCAACCCGATGGACTGGCAGATCGCCGCAAAGCCCGACATGGCGGCGCGGTTCGGTATCACCCTGCCCGCCGGGTTCGGCAGCGACTTCGCCGGAGTGGTGGACGAGGTGGGCGCAGATGCCACCGGTTTCGCGATCGGCGACCGGGTGTTCGGGGCCGCGATCGGCCGGTCCGTCGCCGACTTCGTGCTGGTCAAGACGCCTACCGCAACGCTGTGGCCGACTCCGGAAGGCGTCGGTGACGCGGTGGCGAGCACGCTCCCGGTGTCCGGCCTGACAGCTGCCGCCGCGCTCGCGGCGATCGGTCTCCGCAGCGGGGACACCGTCCTGATCGGTGGGGCCGCCGGTGGCGTCGGGATCTTCGCCGTGCAGTTGGCGAAGCTCGCGGGCGCCCGGGTGCTCGGCACCGCGTCCGAGGGCACGTTCGGATTCCTGCGCGGGCTCGGGGCCATACCCGTGGCGTACGGCCCCGGCCTGGCGGATCGGGTGCGGACCCTGGCCCCCGAAGGGATCACCGCAGCCACCGACCTGTTCGGAAGGGAGGCGGCCGAGACGGCGCTGAAACTCGGCGTGGTGCCCGAACGGATCTCCGTCGTCGCCGACGGCCCCGCCCCGCCGCCCGGCGTGCGCATGGCGGGCGCCCTCGACGCGGCTCCGGGCACCCTGAAGGGGATCGCCGACGCGGTCCACTCCGGCGAGATCACCGTGCCGATCGCGGCGACCTTCACGGTGGAGCGGATTCGCGAAGCGGTGATGACGCAGGCTGAGAGGCATGTTCACGGCAAAATCGTGGTCACGCTGTAA
- the gdhA gene encoding NADP-specific glutamate dehydrogenase → MTDPKDRLDALRTDIERRNPGQPEFHQAVREVLDTLGPVISARPEYAGSGLVERLLEPERQIIFRVPWTDDRGRVHVNRGYRVEFNSALGPYKGGLRFHPSVDIGVVKFLGFEQIFKNALTGLGIGGGKGGSDFDPRGRSDAEVMRFCQSFMTELSRHIGEHTDVPAGDIGVGGREIGYLFGQYRRITNRWEAGVLTGKGQGWGGSAIRPEATGYGSVLFAAEMLKVRGMSLDGLSAVVSGSGNVALYTIEKLQQLGANPLTASDSSGYVVDDKGIDLALLKQIKEVERGRISEYAARRGPSARFVGDGRVWEVPADVAFPSATQNELGAEDARALIASGVKAVSEGANMPTTPDAVHLFQEAGVAFGPGKAANAGGVAVSALEMAQNAGRVAWSRERVEDELAGIMRSIHTVTHETAERYGAPGDYVTGANIAGFERVADAMLAQGVI, encoded by the coding sequence GTGACCGACCCCAAGGACAGGCTGGACGCACTGCGGACGGACATCGAGCGCCGCAACCCGGGCCAGCCCGAGTTCCACCAGGCCGTGCGAGAGGTCCTGGACACCCTGGGTCCCGTCATCTCCGCCCGTCCCGAGTACGCCGGGAGCGGGCTCGTCGAGCGGCTGCTGGAGCCGGAGCGGCAGATCATTTTCCGGGTGCCGTGGACCGACGACCGTGGCCGCGTGCACGTCAACCGCGGATACCGGGTGGAGTTCAACAGCGCGCTCGGCCCGTACAAGGGCGGTCTGCGCTTCCACCCGTCGGTGGACATCGGCGTGGTGAAGTTCCTGGGCTTCGAGCAGATTTTCAAGAACGCGCTGACCGGGCTCGGCATCGGGGGCGGCAAGGGCGGCAGCGACTTCGACCCGCGCGGCAGGTCCGACGCCGAGGTCATGCGTTTCTGCCAGTCGTTCATGACCGAGCTGTCCCGCCACATCGGTGAACACACCGACGTGCCGGCCGGTGACATCGGGGTGGGCGGCCGCGAGATCGGCTACCTGTTCGGCCAGTACCGCCGCATCACCAACCGCTGGGAGGCCGGCGTCCTGACCGGCAAGGGCCAGGGCTGGGGCGGCTCCGCGATCCGCCCCGAGGCCACCGGGTACGGCTCCGTGCTGTTCGCCGCCGAGATGCTGAAGGTGCGCGGCATGTCCCTCGACGGGCTCAGCGCGGTCGTCTCGGGCTCCGGCAACGTGGCCCTGTACACGATCGAAAAGCTTCAGCAGCTCGGCGCCAACCCGCTGACGGCTTCGGACTCCTCCGGCTATGTGGTCGACGACAAGGGCATCGATCTCGCTCTGCTCAAGCAGATCAAGGAGGTGGAGCGGGGCCGCATCAGCGAGTACGCCGCGCGGCGGGGCCCGTCGGCGCGCTTCGTGGGTGACGGCCGGGTCTGGGAGGTGCCGGCGGACGTGGCTTTCCCGTCGGCCACTCAGAACGAGTTGGGCGCCGAAGACGCGCGTGCGCTCATCGCGAGCGGCGTGAAGGCGGTGTCCGAGGGCGCGAACATGCCCACCACGCCCGACGCGGTGCACCTCTTCCAGGAGGCGGGCGTCGCCTTCGGCCCCGGCAAGGCCGCCAACGCGGGCGGTGTAGCCGTCAGCGCCCTGGAGATGGCTCAGAACGCGGGCCGGGTCGCCTGGAGCCGCGAGCGGGTCGAGGACGAACTCGCCGGCATCATGCGGTCCATCCACACGGTCACGCACGAAACCGCCGAGCGCTACGGCGCACCCGGCGACTACGTCACCGGCGCCAACATCGCCGGCTTCGAGCGGGTCGCCGACGCGATGCTGGCCCAGGGCGTCATCTAG
- a CDS encoding helix-turn-helix domain-containing protein, which produces MARWQPDAPERLAAAALELFEAHGYESTTVIEIAERAGLTKSTFFRYFKDKREVLFGGGTVAGLLVEGISAAPPSAGPLDAVAYALDALGRTFFTADRREFSARRQAVLNAHTELREREALKRTDLTASMIEALARRGVPGRPARVTAELGKLVWEIAYDQWLDTANSEGFGPLARQALAEVRAAAAPR; this is translated from the coding sequence ATGGCTCGCTGGCAACCCGACGCACCAGAACGACTCGCCGCCGCCGCACTCGAACTCTTCGAGGCGCACGGCTACGAGAGCACGACCGTGATCGAGATCGCGGAGCGCGCGGGGCTCACGAAGAGCACGTTCTTCCGGTACTTCAAGGACAAGCGCGAAGTGCTCTTCGGCGGGGGGACGGTGGCCGGTCTGCTCGTCGAGGGGATCTCCGCCGCGCCACCGTCCGCCGGGCCGCTCGACGCGGTGGCGTACGCACTCGACGCGCTCGGCCGGACGTTCTTCACCGCCGACCGCCGCGAATTCAGCGCCCGGCGCCAGGCCGTGCTGAACGCCCATACGGAACTGCGTGAACGCGAAGCCCTGAAGAGGACCGACCTCACCGCCTCGATGATCGAGGCTCTTGCCCGCCGCGGAGTCCCTGGCCGGCCGGCACGCGTGACCGCCGAACTGGGCAAGCTCGTCTGGGAGATCGCCTACGACCAGTGGCTCGACACCGCCAATAGCGAGGGCTTCGGCCCGCTGGCCCGGCAAGCGCTCGCCGAGGTGCGCGCCGCCGCAGCCCCGCGGTAG
- a CDS encoding IPT/TIG domain-containing protein, which produces MERLQPHHGWAGTTEVTITGAGFPKNTAVHFTDKSSKSVTWVLDTQPNRSWPSPTRQARPARGGSARSRWDQWSAASATAPACQPGGVQVTPHGAIGVPDTQ; this is translated from the coding sequence CTGGAGCGACTTCAGCCCCACCACGGGTGGGCAGGGACGACCGAGGTCACCATCACGGGCGCGGGCTTCCCGAAGAACACCGCCGTTCATTTCACGGACAAGTCGTCGAAGTCGGTCACCTGGGTCTTGGACACGCAGCCGAACCGTTCCTGGCCGTCGCCGACGAGACAAGCCCGGCCAGCACGCGGCGGATCGGCTCGAAGCCGTTGGGATCAATGGTCGGCGGCATCGGCGACCGCGCCGGCCTGCCAACCGGGAGGCGTACAGGTAACGCCGCATGGGGCAATCGGTGTGCCGGATACCCAATGA
- a CDS encoding patatin-like phospholipase family protein — MVTPQTRGAAYRCAFVLGGGGALGAYEVGMLRALISAGIEPDLVVGTSVGAINGAAIAAEPTAGAVERLGELWGSLGRSGVFSGSMLRRLRLAARNRTHVYSSAPLSELLEAGLPARRIEDLAVPFQCVAAGIESAAEHWFTKGPLVPAVMASCAVPGLLPPVEIDGEHFFDGGLINSIPVGRAVAAGARTVYVLQVGRVERKLKAPRAPWEVAAVAFEIARRHRFTRDMADLPSGVEVHVLPTGASSGRGEDIAGRKFQHRDFGRSLERMERAYEASIAYLEAAGKPALRTGGVTP, encoded by the coding sequence ATGGTGACACCGCAAACCAGGGGCGCGGCCTACCGCTGTGCGTTCGTCCTTGGTGGAGGAGGGGCGCTCGGCGCCTACGAAGTGGGGATGCTCAGGGCGCTCATCTCGGCCGGCATCGAGCCGGACCTGGTGGTGGGGACGTCGGTGGGCGCCATCAACGGCGCGGCGATCGCGGCCGAGCCCACGGCCGGGGCCGTGGAACGCCTGGGCGAGTTGTGGGGAAGCCTCGGCCGCTCGGGCGTCTTCTCGGGTTCGATGCTGCGGCGCCTGCGCCTCGCCGCCCGCAACCGCACCCACGTCTATTCCTCCGCTCCCCTGTCCGAACTGCTGGAGGCCGGGCTCCCGGCGCGGCGGATCGAGGACCTCGCGGTGCCCTTCCAGTGCGTCGCGGCGGGGATCGAGAGCGCCGCCGAGCACTGGTTCACGAAAGGGCCTCTGGTCCCGGCGGTGATGGCCTCCTGTGCCGTCCCGGGGCTGCTGCCACCCGTCGAGATCGACGGTGAGCACTTCTTCGACGGCGGCCTGATCAACAGCATCCCGGTGGGCCGGGCGGTCGCGGCGGGCGCGCGTACGGTGTACGTCCTTCAAGTGGGGCGCGTGGAGCGGAAGTTGAAGGCGCCCCGGGCGCCTTGGGAAGTGGCCGCCGTGGCCTTCGAGATAGCTCGGCGCCACCGATTCACCCGTGACATGGCGGACCTGCCCTCCGGTGTGGAGGTGCACGTCCTGCCCACGGGGGCGTCGTCCGGCCGGGGTGAGGACATCGCGGGCCGCAAGTTCCAGCACCGCGACTTCGGGCGCTCCCTGGAGCGGATGGAACGTGCGTACGAGGCGTCGATCGCATATCTCGAAGCGGCCGGGAAGCCCGCTCTCCGTACGGGCGGCGTCACCCCATGA
- a CDS encoding cysteine/serine endopeptidase inhibitor, producing MKLGRWSGALAAAVVGVAFGAGTAHASIPIGQAMSGKATYYNDKGYGACGTQIDASSQDLVAVSPAWWTTANPNNDPLCKGISVQVTYHGKTITVPVRDKCLSCERTHIDLSQTAFRKFAALDVGVINGITWKFVK from the coding sequence ATGAAACTCGGGAGATGGAGCGGAGCCCTGGCCGCCGCAGTGGTGGGTGTCGCGTTCGGTGCCGGTACGGCCCATGCCTCCATACCCATCGGGCAGGCGATGTCCGGTAAGGCCACGTACTACAACGACAAGGGTTACGGCGCCTGCGGTACGCAGATCGACGCGTCGAGTCAGGATCTGGTCGCCGTCTCGCCGGCTTGGTGGACCACCGCGAACCCGAACAACGACCCTTTGTGCAAGGGTATTTCGGTGCAGGTCACCTATCACGGCAAGACCATCACAGTGCCCGTACGGGACAAGTGCCTGTCGTGCGAGCGGACGCACATCGACCTCAGCCAGACCGCGTTCCGTAAATTCGCGGCGCTGGACGTCGGTGTCATCAATGGGATCACTTGGAAGTTCGTGAAGTAG
- a CDS encoding TetR/AcrR family transcriptional regulator C-terminal domain-containing protein, producing MNREAVVAEALGLLDEVGLDAVSTRRLARRLKVEQPSLYWYFRTKKDLLAAMAAAAMEPHAATPLPTPKDDWREWFADNTRGFRRTLLMRRDGARLHAGTTPTADFERIRHKVNFLVASGVPERDAQMAMLAAGRFTVGSVLEEQADTGPGGAALPDDVPALDHESAFEAGLALILSGLIHRTGMRE from the coding sequence ATGAACCGCGAGGCCGTCGTCGCCGAAGCGCTCGGCCTGCTCGACGAGGTGGGCCTGGACGCCGTGAGCACGAGGCGACTGGCGAGAAGACTGAAGGTGGAACAGCCGTCGCTCTACTGGTACTTCCGCACCAAGAAGGACCTCCTCGCCGCCATGGCGGCCGCCGCGATGGAACCCCACGCGGCCACGCCCCTCCCGACGCCCAAAGACGACTGGCGCGAGTGGTTCGCGGACAACACGCGCGGTTTCCGGCGCACCCTGCTGATGCGCCGGGACGGCGCACGGCTCCACGCCGGCACCACCCCCACCGCCGACTTCGAGCGGATCCGCCACAAAGTGAACTTTCTTGTCGCGTCCGGCGTCCCCGAACGGGACGCGCAGATGGCGATGCTGGCGGCCGGGCGCTTCACGGTCGGCAGCGTCCTGGAGGAGCAGGCGGACACCGGCCCCGGGGGCGCGGCTCTACCCGACGATGTGCCGGCGCTCGACCACGAGTCGGCGTTCGAGGCGGGCCTCGCTCTCATCCTGAGCGGCCTGATCCATCGAACCGGGATGCGGGAGTGA